In one Massilia endophytica genomic region, the following are encoded:
- a CDS encoding M20/M25/M40 family metallo-hydrolase, producing MNEKLTQWIDAHFDEEVAFLQQVLRVPTDTPPGNNAPHADTVAELVKAWGWEAEKHAVPEQRVRDYGMESITNLIVRRPYGAGGPTIALNAHGDVVPPGDGWTKPPYGGLIEDGYIYGRAAAVSKSDFATYIFATRALEALGVPLKGGIELHFTYDEEFGGLLGPGWLLEQKLTKPDLVMAAGFSYNIVTAHNACLQLEITVHGKSGHGAMPETGHDALQAATKILSAIYGQLPELKKVKSNVPGIDSPTMLVGRIDGGTNTNVVPGKVVMKMDRRMIPEEDPVAVEAQVRALIEEAVRGEPGIRLEIRRLLLSHALRPLPGADQLVASLRRNAKEVLGEEITAQGTPLYADARLYGEHGIPAVLYGAGPRSVPESNAKKADEKLSLDDLRKATKVVALTLLDLLAAD from the coding sequence ATGAACGAAAAACTCACCCAGTGGATCGACGCCCACTTCGACGAAGAAGTGGCCTTCCTGCAGCAGGTGCTGCGCGTGCCAACCGATACGCCGCCGGGCAACAATGCGCCGCACGCCGATACCGTCGCCGAACTGGTGAAGGCCTGGGGCTGGGAGGCGGAGAAGCACGCCGTGCCGGAGCAGCGGGTGCGCGACTACGGCATGGAGAGCATCACCAACCTGATCGTGCGGCGCCCATACGGCGCGGGCGGCCCCACCATTGCCCTGAATGCGCATGGCGATGTGGTGCCCCCGGGCGATGGCTGGACCAAACCACCCTACGGCGGCTTGATCGAGGACGGCTATATCTACGGCCGGGCGGCAGCGGTCTCAAAGAGCGATTTCGCTACCTACATCTTCGCCACCCGCGCGCTGGAAGCGCTGGGTGTGCCGCTCAAGGGCGGCATCGAATTGCACTTCACCTACGACGAAGAATTCGGGGGCCTGCTGGGCCCCGGCTGGCTGCTGGAGCAGAAGCTGACGAAGCCGGACCTCGTGATGGCGGCGGGCTTCAGCTACAACATCGTCACGGCGCATAACGCCTGCCTGCAGCTGGAGATCACGGTGCATGGGAAGTCGGGCCACGGCGCCATGCCCGAGACAGGCCACGACGCGCTTCAGGCGGCAACGAAGATCCTGAGTGCGATCTACGGCCAGCTGCCGGAACTGAAGAAGGTCAAGTCCAATGTGCCGGGCATCGATTCCCCGACCATGCTGGTGGGCCGCATCGACGGCGGCACCAACACCAATGTGGTGCCGGGCAAGGTGGTGATGAAGATGGACCGCCGCATGATTCCGGAAGAGGACCCGGTGGCGGTGGAGGCGCAGGTGCGCGCCCTGATCGAGGAAGCCGTGCGCGGCGAGCCTGGCATCCGCCTGGAGATCCGGCGCCTGCTCCTGTCGCACGCACTGCGTCCCCTGCCGGGAGCGGACCAGCTGGTGGCCAGCCTGCGGCGCAACGCGAAGGAGGTGCTGGGCGAGGAAATCACGGCCCAGGGAACGCCGCTGTACGCGGACGCGCGCCTGTACGGTGAACACGGCATTCCTGCGGTACTATATGGAGCCGGGCCGCGCAGCGTGCCCGAATCCAATGCCAAGAAGGCCGACGAGAAACTGTCACTGGATGACCTGCGCAAGGCGACCAAGGTCGTGGCGCTCACCCTGCTGGATCTGCTCGCGGCCGATTAG
- a CDS encoding urate hydroxylase PuuD, translating to MDFLLPYGLEWANLLVRWLHIITGIAWIGASFYFVWLDNSIRPPAPGSELAKKGVSGELWAVHGGGFYNPQKYLVAPAELPKELHWFKWEAYSTWISGFALLTIAYYFNAQAMMIDKSVADLTSLQSIGIGLGSLVVGWVVYDALCRSPLGKHDLWFGVTIFALLVGAAYVLTHLLSGRAAYIHIGAMIGTIMVANVAMLIIPGQRKMVTAMQAGGLPDPIHGIKAKQRSVHNNYFTLPVLFIMISNHYAMTYRNERAWLVLAFIMAAGVFIRHFFNLRHKGRVEWRYPAIGVALLAAVAVAIAPQRPAAAVAAADPAAQFAKVKAIMDQRCLSCHAAHPTQPGFATAPAGIVFDTPEQILQRTAQIHKQVVELKAMPIGNLTNMTDAERAEIAAWIAAGAK from the coding sequence ATGGATTTTCTGCTCCCGTATGGCCTGGAATGGGCCAATCTGCTGGTGCGCTGGCTGCACATCATCACCGGCATCGCCTGGATCGGCGCTTCCTTCTACTTCGTCTGGCTGGATAATTCCATCCGTCCGCCCGCACCAGGCTCGGAGCTGGCGAAGAAGGGCGTATCCGGCGAATTGTGGGCCGTGCACGGGGGCGGCTTCTATAACCCGCAGAAATACCTGGTGGCGCCGGCGGAACTGCCGAAGGAACTGCACTGGTTCAAATGGGAAGCCTATTCGACCTGGATCTCCGGCTTCGCCCTGCTCACCATCGCCTATTACTTCAACGCGCAGGCCATGATGATCGACAAATCGGTGGCGGACCTCACCAGCCTCCAGTCCATCGGCATCGGCCTCGGCTCGCTGGTGGTGGGTTGGGTGGTGTACGACGCGCTGTGCCGCTCGCCGCTCGGCAAACACGATCTCTGGTTCGGTGTCACAATCTTCGCGCTGCTGGTGGGCGCGGCATATGTGCTGACTCATCTCCTGAGCGGACGCGCGGCCTACATCCACATCGGCGCCATGATCGGCACCATCATGGTGGCTAACGTCGCCATGCTCATCATCCCCGGCCAGCGCAAGATGGTGACCGCGATGCAGGCGGGCGGCCTGCCCGATCCGATCCATGGCATCAAGGCCAAGCAGCGCAGCGTGCATAACAACTACTTCACGCTGCCGGTGCTGTTCATCATGATCAGCAACCACTATGCGATGACCTACCGGAACGAGCGTGCCTGGCTGGTACTGGCCTTCATCATGGCTGCCGGTGTGTTCATTCGCCATTTCTTCAACCTGCGGCACAAGGGCCGCGTGGAATGGCGCTATCCGGCCATCGGCGTTGCGCTGCTGGCCGCTGTCGCAGTCGCGATTGCGCCGCAGCGTCCTGCAGCAGCGGTGGCGGCGGCCGATCCGGCGGCGCAGTTCGCGAAGGTGAAAGCCATCATGGACCAGCGCTGCCTGTCCTGCCATGCCGCGCACCCGACCCAGCCCGGCTTCGCCACTGCGCCTGCGGGCATCGTGTTCGATACGCCGGAGCAGATTCTCCAGCGCACGGCGCAGATCCACAAGCAGGTGGTGGAGCTGAAGGCCATGCCGATCGGGAATCTCACCAATATGACCGATGCCGAGCGCGCCGAAATCGCCGCCTGGATCGCAGCGGGAGCAAAGTAA
- a CDS encoding thioesterase family protein: MFERRMMAGWGDMDFNSHMANTSFLDKAGDIRMLFLAEHGFPMGEFKRLNIGPVVMKDDITYYKEVSLLEQITVTLAMAGLSQDGSRWMLRSEVYRSDGKLAARINSAGGWLDLTARKLVTPPPALLSAWQSLYQVDDFMELPSSVR, translated from the coding sequence ATGTTCGAACGCAGAATGATGGCCGGTTGGGGCGACATGGACTTCAACAGCCACATGGCCAATACCTCCTTCCTCGACAAGGCCGGTGACATCCGGATGCTCTTCCTTGCCGAGCATGGCTTCCCGATGGGGGAGTTCAAGCGCCTGAATATCGGGCCGGTGGTGATGAAGGACGATATCACCTACTACAAGGAGGTATCGCTGCTGGAGCAGATCACCGTGACCTTGGCCATGGCGGGCCTGTCGCAGGACGGCTCGCGCTGGATGCTGCGCAGCGAGGTCTATCGCAGCGACGGCAAGCTGGCCGCGCGCATCAACAGCGCGGGCGGCTGGCTCGATCTCACCGCGCGCAAGCTGGTGACGCCGCCTCCGGCGCTGCTGTCGGCCTGGCAGTCTCTCTACCAGGTGGACGATTTCATGGAGCTGCCGAGCAGCGTGCGCTAG